Below is a genomic region from Pyramidobacter piscolens W5455.
CGGAATCGCCGTCTCTGTAGTAGGAATCGAAGGCGGCGTAGTAGCGGCGGCGGTCGCTGTATTTCACGTTGACGGGCGGAAAGCCCGCCTGCATGAGCATGAAGTTCAGCAACAGCCGCCCCGTGCGCCCGTTGCCGTCGATGAAGGGATGGATGTCCTCGAAGCGGAGATGGAACAATGCCGCCGCCTCGACCGCGTTCTTGTCCGTCGCGGCGAAGTCTT
It encodes:
- a CDS encoding Fic family protein — its product is DFAATDKNAVEAAALFHLRFEDIHPFIDGNGRTGRLLLNFMLMQAGFPPVNVKYSDRRRYYAAFDSYYRDGDSAPMTGLVAECLEARLLEYLKILR